DNA from Bradyrhizobium japonicum USDA 6:
CCTCGTCGGTTCTCGGCGCGCAGATCCGCAACATCAATCAGCAGCTCACCGACCTGTCGACGCAGCTCGCGACCGGCAAGCTGTCGCAGAACTATTCCGGGATGGGCACGAACGAGGGCTTTGCGATCGCCGGGCGCTCGCAGCTCTCCAACATCGCCGCCTATACCGACACGATCACGAACGTGAACGTGAACATCAACCTCGCCAATACCGCGCTCCAGTCGCTCACGACGATCCGCAACACGGTGCAGACCGGCTCCGCGAGCACCGCGCAGGATCTCAACGTCAACGGACAGACCGTCGCGCAGAACACGGCCGCATCGCAGTTCGGCTCGATGGTCGGCGTTCTCAACACGCAGTCGGGCAACCGTTATCTGTTCTCCGGGACGGCGTTCAACACGCAGTCGGTTGCCAATGCCGGCGACATCATCAACGGCACGACCACGCAGGCGGGCTTCAAGACCGTCATGGCGGAACGCCAGGCTGCCGACCTCGGTGCCAACGGCATGGGACGGCTGCTGCAGACGCAGCCGACGCCGAGCTCGGTGAGGGTGTCCGAGGACGTCGCCGGATCGCCGTTCGGAATGAAGATCGCGGCGGTGTCCTCGACGCTGACGGGTGCGACGGTCACCGGTCCGAGCGGCTCGCCGGTGTCGTTCTCGGTCGATCTCAACGGCCTCAACCCGAACGACGGCGACAAGCTGAGCGTCCAGTTCACGCTGCCGGACGGCTCGACCGAGCAGATCGTCTTGACCGCCTCGACTGCCACGCCGACGCCGGCCGGCAGCTTCGCGATCGATACCACCACCCCTGCCAACACCGCCACCAACCTCAACGCCGCGCTGAACACCGCGATCACGAAGCTCGCCAACACTTCGCTGGTGGCGGCATCCGCCGTCACCGCAGGCGACAACTTCTTCAACACCGCGAGCTCGGCGATTGGCAGTGCCAAGACCAGCCAGGCGGCAACACCGATAACGGGGGCGACCGCTCTGTCCGGCACGGCCCCCTCGGACTCGATCTCGCCGGGCTTCGCCGCCGGTGACACCATCACCGTGAACGGCACCACGCTGACCTTCGTCAATTCGGGCGCGACCGGCAACCAGCTCAATGTCGGCGACAGCATCCAGACGCTGATGAGCAAGATCGACCAGATCACGGGCACGTCGAAGCCTTCGACCGTGCATGGCGGCTCGATCACGATCAACACGGACGACGCGGCGAGCCTCAGCATCACGACCTCGAACT
Protein-coding regions in this window:
- a CDS encoding flagellar protein, with product MSISSINYSSSVLGAQIRNINQQLTDLSTQLATGKLSQNYSGMGTNEGFAIAGRSQLSNIAAYTDTITNVNVNINLANTALQSLTTIRNTVQTGSASTAQDLNVNGQTVAQNTAASQFGSMVGVLNTQSGNRYLFSGTAFNTQSVANAGDIINGTTTQAGFKTVMAERQAADLGANGMGRLLQTQPTPSSVRVSEDVAGSPFGMKIAAVSSTLTGATVTGPSGSPVSFSVDLNGLNPNDGDKLSVQFTLPDGSTEQIVLTASTATPTPAGSFAIDTTTPANTATNLNAALNTAITKLANTSLVAASAVTAGDNFFNTASSAIGSAKTSQAATPITGATALSGTAPSDSISPGFAAGDTITVNGTTLTFVNSGATGNQLNVGDSIQTLMSKIDQITGTSKPSTVHGGSITINTDDAASLSITTSNSGALNALGFGSTQVTATQPPLRVGSSPASSATTLVNGSANTVKWYQGNDGPGSPRSTAVARVDDSVTVQYGAQADEDAIRQQLQAIAVFGTFSTSPTSQYAGGQVSALSLRVTQSLTKQPGQQHIEDIQTDLAMAQNTMKDASTRQTQAKAQLQSIIDQAESASPDQVASEILSLQNALQASYQVTSNLAQLSLVKFL